In Candidatus Aegiribacteria sp., the following proteins share a genomic window:
- a CDS encoding ferrous iron transport protein A, giving the protein MKIGDLETGSEAKITGYDQGSKTYRHKLLRMGLLKGCRFRLLRKAPMGDPVEIELNGQKLTLRKSEADVLIIDTAE; this is encoded by the coding sequence ATGAAGATCGGTGATCTTGAAACAGGTTCCGAAGCGAAGATCACGGGATACGACCAGGGAAGCAAAACATACCGTCATAAACTGCTGAGAATGGGACTCCTGAAAGGCTGCCGGTTCAGGCTTCTCAGGAAGGCGCCTATGGGGGATCCTGTTGAAATTGAACTGAACGGTCAAAAGCTCACATTGAGAAAAAGCGAAGCTGACGTTCTTATCATCGACACTGCAGAATGA